The Lycium barbarum isolate Lr01 chromosome 12, ASM1917538v2, whole genome shotgun sequence genome includes a region encoding these proteins:
- the LOC132621315 gene encoding calmodulin-binding protein 60 B-like produces MQTRYLEKRALDPSSSEEVQPDRKRPALASVIVEALKVDSLQKLCSSLEPILRRVVSEEVERALAKLGPAKLNARVSPKRIEGPDGRNLQLQFRSKLSLPLFTGGKVEGEQGSTIHIVLIDGNTNHVVTSGPESSVKLDLVVLEGDFNNEDDDGWTQEEFESHIVKEREGKRPLLTGELQVILKEGVGTLGELTFTDNSSWIRSRKFRLGLKVASGCCEGIRIREAKTDAFTVKDHRGELYKKHYPPALDDEVWRLEKIGKDGSFHKRLNKAGIHKVEDFLRLVVRDSQRLRNILGSGMSNKMWEALVDHAKTCVLGGKLYVYYPDNMRNVGVVFNNIYELCGLISGGQYHSMDSLTDNQKVYVDTLVKKAYDNWMHVVEYDGKSLLSLGQNKTSVSSQNDLTIGSQNHSTSFDQQINLQSLPASISAEQPAMNSGLNMGGYNDSLSSRYTMQPQNMNLNGNVQLNGSSFPIQNHLLGTSQQAQPHGSDSMLALRPPQPSMSSYFAASTPNPYKGAEDFLTEEEIRMRSHEMLENEDMQHLLRIFSMGQGHASSSVAEENYQYGSSYMPNMSSTFGFDEERTRSSGKAVVGWLKLKAALRWGIFIRKKAAERRAQIVELDDS; encoded by the exons TGTCATTGTTGAAGCGCTAAAGGTGGACAGTCTGCAGAAACTATGCTCATCACTGGAGCCAATTCTTCGAAGAGTT GTCAGTGAAGAAGTGGAGCGTGCTTTGGCTAAACTTGGTCCTGCTAAACTTAATGCAAG GGTTTCTCCAAAAAGAATTGAAGGGCCTGATGGGAGAAATCTGCAGCTTCAGTTTCGGTCCAAACTGTCACTACCTCTCTTCACAGGAGGAAAAGTAGAAGGAGAGCAGGGTTCCACGATACATATTGTCTTGATTGATGGAAATACAAACCATGTTGTAACATCAGGTCCAGAGTCCTCAGTTAAACTAGATCTTGTTGTGCTTGAAGGAGATTTTAACAACGAGGATGATGATGGCTGGACTCAGGAAGAATTTGAGTCTCATATAGTGAAAGAGCGTGAAGGAAAGAGACCTCTTCTTACTGGAGAATTGCAAGTGATATTGAAAGAAGGTGTTGGCACCCTTGGTGAGTTGACGTTTACTGACAACTCCAGTTGGATCAGAAGCAGAAAGTTCAGGCTAGGCTTAAAAGTAGCATCAGGTTGTTGTGAGGGAATCCGCATTCGTGAGGCAAAAACGGATGCCTTCACTGTCAAGGATCATAGAGGAGAAT TGTACAAGAAACATTATCCACCTGCATTAGATGATGAAGTTTGGCGATTGGAAAAGATAGGGAAAGATGGATCCTTCCACAAGAGGCTAAATAAAGCTGGCATACATAAAGTGGAAGACTTCCTTCGACTTGTTGTCAGAGATTCACAGAGGCTCCGAAAT ATCCTGGGAAGCGGAATGTCAAACAAGATGTGGGAAGCTCTTGTGGACCATGCAAAAACATGTGTTCTAGGTGGGAAGCTTTATGTCTACTATCCTGATAATATGAGAAATGTTGGTGTTGTTTTTAACAATATCTATGAGTTATGTGGTTTAATCTCTGGTGGACAGTATCATTCAATGGATTCTCTTACAGACAATCAGAAG GTATATGTGGATACTTTAGTAAAGAAGGCGTATGACAACTGGATGCATGTTGTTGAGTATGATGGAAAATCTCTTCTAAGCCTAGGCCAGAATAAAACGTCAGTTTCGTCTCAAAATGATCTTACAATTGGCTCCCAGAACCATTCAACCTCTTTTGATCAACAAATTAATTTACAAAGTCTTCCAGCTTCAATCTCAGCAGAGCAGCCTGCTATGAATTCAGGACTGAACATGGGAG GGTATAATGATAGCCTCAGTAGCAGATACACTATGCAGCCTCAGAACATGAATCTAAATGGCAATGTGCAGTTAAATGGTTCTTCATTTCCTATTCAAAACCATTTGCTAGGTACGTCACAGCAAGCTCAGCCACATGGAAGTGACAGCATGCTGGCCCTTCGCCCACCACAGCCATCAATGTCTAGTTATTTTGCTGCTAGCACGCCTAATCCTTATAAGGGAGCTGAGGACTTCTTAACAGAGGAAGAAATACGTATGAGAAGTCATGAGATGCTTGAAAATGAAGACATGCAACATCTGCTTCGTATTTTCAGCATGGGACAGGGTCATGCTTCTTCTAGTGTTGCGGAGGAGAATTACCAGTATGGATCATCATACATGCCCAACATGTCTTCTACCTTTGGTTTTGATGAGGAACGTACACGTTCTTCAGGTAAGGCTGTTGTAGGGTGGCTCAAACTCAAAGCAGCCTTGAGATGGGGGATTTTCATCAGGAAGAAAGCAGCTGAAAGAAGAGCTCAAATTGTTGAACTGGATGACTCCTAG